CGCGTCGGCGGCGAAGTACTCTGTTATATTTGGTAATTTTTGAAATTGAGGTTGTAACCATGTCAAGAATAGGAAAACAGCCGGTGACGATTCCATCCGGGGTGGATGTATCCGTCAACGGGAATACAGTCACCGTGAAAGGTCTGAAAGGAGAAAGCTCCTGGGAAATTCCGGCGTTGCTTACGGTTAAAGTGGACGGCGGCGAGGTGCTGGTCCGCCGGAACGATGAAAGTAAAGAAGCCCGCGCCCTGCACGGAACCATCCGCAATATCATCCGCAATATGGTAGTCGGGGTGCAGGACGGTTATGAAAAAGAGCTGGAAATTCAGGGGGTCGGTTACAAAGCGGTATTGCAGGGCAGAATGCTCGTTCTCTCCCTTGGTTATTCACACGAAATCAACTATGAAATCCCGGAAGGTGTCTCCGTGACGCTGAACGGGGCTACCGAAATCAAA
Above is a window of Kiritimatiellales bacterium DNA encoding:
- the rplF gene encoding 50S ribosomal protein L6 codes for the protein MSRIGKQPVTIPSGVDVSVNGNTVTVKGLKGESSWEIPALLTVKVDGGEVLVRRNDESKEARALHGTIRNIIRNMVVGVQDGYEKELEIQGVGYKAVLQGRMLVLSLGYSHEINYEIPEGVSVTLNGATEIKIAGHEKALVGQVAARIRAFAPAEPYKGKGVRYKGEQVRRKEGKAVA